In Paraburkholderia flava, one genomic interval encodes:
- a CDS encoding alpha/beta hydrolase encodes MTHHTHQTAPTRFVEANGIRFAYRRFGNPGGVPLVMNIHFTGTMDHWDPAVTDGLAQNREVILFNNAGISSSSGTVPESIEEMAANAGAFIEALGLTQVDVLGFSMGGLIAQELAIAKPQLVRRVILVGTGPRSGEGMATLTPEAQAIFGASYAHPDDLWLRVHFTPSEASQAAGRGFIERFRRRTDNRDPQAGDQVAPAQLAALAKWGVPRENPYDYLAALKQPTLVINGDNDVIIYSINSWHLQQHIPNAQLILYPDANHGSLYQYPERFVAHVDRFLSEAQAEASRA; translated from the coding sequence ATGACCCACCACACTCACCAGACCGCGCCGACCCGGTTCGTCGAAGCCAACGGCATCCGGTTCGCTTACCGCCGCTTCGGCAATCCCGGCGGCGTGCCGCTCGTCATGAACATTCATTTCACCGGCACCATGGACCACTGGGACCCCGCCGTAACCGACGGTCTCGCGCAAAACCGTGAAGTGATCCTGTTCAACAACGCGGGCATTTCGAGCAGTTCCGGAACGGTACCCGAGTCGATCGAAGAGATGGCCGCCAATGCCGGCGCATTCATCGAAGCACTCGGATTGACCCAGGTCGACGTGCTCGGCTTTTCGATGGGTGGATTGATCGCACAGGAGCTTGCGATCGCGAAGCCCCAGCTCGTGCGCCGTGTGATTCTCGTCGGGACGGGTCCGCGCAGCGGCGAAGGCATGGCAACGCTCACGCCGGAAGCGCAGGCGATTTTCGGCGCGTCGTACGCACACCCCGACGACCTGTGGCTGCGGGTGCACTTCACGCCTTCCGAAGCGAGCCAGGCGGCGGGCCGCGGCTTTATCGAACGGTTCCGTCGGCGCACCGACAACCGCGATCCGCAAGCCGGCGACCAGGTCGCGCCCGCACAACTCGCCGCACTCGCGAAGTGGGGCGTCCCGCGCGAGAACCCGTACGACTATCTGGCTGCCCTGAAGCAACCGACGCTTGTGATCAACGGCGACAACGACGTGATCATCTACTCGATCAACTCGTGGCACCTGCAGCAACACATTCCCAATGCGCAACTGATCCTCTATCCGGACGCCAATCACGGCTCGCTGTACCAGTACCCGGAACGCTTCGTCGCACACGTCGACAGATTTCTCTCGGAAGCACAAGCGGAAGCGTCTCGGGCATAA
- a CDS encoding SDR family NAD(P)-dependent oxidoreductase: MTSLTGKTALVTGASRGIGRATAIALAKAGARVVVHYSNAAQAADAVVSAIRAAGGQADKVAADLRDAHGPHELAKRVRALTGERLDILVANAGISKAAPLEEATVEDFDDMFAVNVRAPFFLVQQLLPVLGDGSSVVLLSSLAARAAVNNLSAYAATKGAVDTLVVHLASALGSRGIRVNAIAPGVVETDMSNFAKTDAGRDFTLGMQALKRIAQPDDIAGAAVFLASDDARWISGDTLRVDGGSKL; encoded by the coding sequence ATGACCAGTCTGACCGGCAAGACGGCGCTCGTAACGGGCGCATCGCGCGGCATCGGCCGCGCCACCGCCATCGCACTCGCGAAAGCAGGCGCTCGCGTGGTGGTTCACTACAGCAACGCCGCGCAGGCTGCCGACGCTGTCGTCTCGGCAATTCGCGCAGCGGGAGGACAGGCCGACAAGGTCGCCGCCGATCTGCGCGATGCGCACGGACCGCATGAACTTGCGAAACGCGTGCGTGCGCTGACAGGCGAACGGCTCGACATTCTCGTGGCGAACGCGGGCATCTCGAAGGCCGCGCCGCTCGAAGAAGCGACCGTCGAGGATTTCGACGACATGTTCGCCGTCAACGTACGCGCGCCATTCTTCCTCGTGCAGCAATTGCTGCCCGTGCTGGGCGACGGCAGCAGCGTCGTGTTGTTGTCGTCGCTCGCGGCGCGAGCGGCTGTGAACAATCTGTCGGCATACGCGGCGACCAAAGGCGCCGTCGATACGCTCGTGGTCCACCTTGCCTCCGCGCTCGGCTCGCGTGGCATCCGCGTCAACGCGATCGCGCCGGGCGTCGTCGAAACAGATATGTCGAACTTCGCGAAAACGGATGCGGGCCGCGATTTCACACTGGGCATGCAGGCACTCAAACGCATCGCGCAACCCGACGATATCGCGGGCGCCGCCGTGTTTCTCGCCTCCGACGACGCGCGCTGGATAAGCGGAGACACCTTGCGCGTCGACGGCGGCTCGAAACTTTGA